From Oceanicaulis alexandrii DSM 11625, one genomic window encodes:
- a CDS encoding S41 family peptidase: MLRSLLLGALAAALLPTCQAQEMISTSDAQADAQALYEGLQAAHFDLYVNTPKPVFDQYYQELQDRLEDGPISPVAFHSALQRFAAHAQIAHTRIEGFNPGFLDYMSDEALVFPLGFEVREGEVIVTQAPTGSSVRPGDRIMMLEGASNADWLARLTRNISADTPALAYSQMQGMELYYIWLEYGPRPRFTLELEDAAGVRRQVELDAVPMAALSDREGVERIDLSGRDARMLTGDIAYLRPGPFYNTAAQTPQEAYDPEALAAYTAFIDDAFERFIDHGAQALILDVRDNPGGDNSWSDPVISWFADRPFRFASEFRIRVSEQTTASNQARIDTTSEGVSSISQTLADLYDSAPNGETVSFELPYAHPRDGRRFEGAVYALVDRRSFSNAVSVGAIVQDYGFGAVIGEASTDMTTTLGAMEQFTLPHSGLVAGYPKALIIRPNGDTHTHPLEPDVRLPGPRLGDQGDVMLDAAIAHIERQGR; this comes from the coding sequence ATGCTTCGGTCCCTTTTGCTCGGCGCGCTCGCCGCCGCCTTGCTGCCCACCTGTCAGGCGCAGGAGATGATCTCCACCAGCGACGCGCAAGCAGATGCGCAGGCGCTTTATGAAGGGCTGCAAGCGGCGCATTTCGATCTTTACGTCAACACGCCCAAGCCGGTCTTTGACCAGTATTACCAGGAGCTGCAAGACAGGCTCGAGGACGGTCCGATCAGCCCGGTCGCCTTTCACAGCGCCCTGCAGCGCTTCGCCGCCCATGCCCAAATCGCCCATACGCGCATTGAGGGATTCAATCCGGGCTTTCTCGACTATATGTCTGATGAAGCTCTGGTCTTTCCCTTGGGCTTTGAGGTGCGCGAGGGCGAGGTGATCGTCACCCAGGCGCCGACTGGTTCCAGCGTGCGCCCCGGCGACCGGATCATGATGCTGGAAGGCGCGTCCAATGCGGACTGGCTGGCGCGCCTGACCCGCAACATCTCCGCGGATACGCCCGCCCTCGCCTACAGCCAGATGCAGGGCATGGAGCTGTATTATATCTGGCTGGAATACGGCCCGCGCCCGCGCTTCACGCTCGAGCTTGAAGACGCGGCGGGCGTCAGACGTCAGGTCGAGCTCGACGCCGTTCCCATGGCGGCGCTGTCTGACCGCGAGGGCGTTGAGCGCATTGATCTGTCCGGCCGCGACGCCCGCATGCTGACAGGCGACATCGCGTATCTGCGTCCCGGTCCGTTTTACAATACGGCCGCCCAGACCCCGCAAGAGGCCTATGACCCCGAGGCGCTGGCCGCCTACACAGCTTTCATCGACGACGCCTTTGAGCGCTTCATCGATCACGGCGCGCAGGCGCTGATCCTCGATGTTCGGGACAATCCGGGCGGGGACAATTCCTGGTCAGATCCGGTTATCTCCTGGTTCGCCGACCGCCCGTTCCGCTTCGCCTCAGAGTTCCGCATTCGCGTCAGTGAACAAACGACAGCTTCCAATCAGGCGCGGATCGACACCACGTCTGAAGGCGTTTCCAGCATCTCCCAGACGCTCGCTGACCTTTATGACAGCGCGCCCAATGGCGAAACGGTGAGCTTTGAGCTGCCCTACGCCCATCCCCGCGACGGACGGCGGTTTGAGGGCGCGGTTTATGCGCTCGTTGACCGGCGCAGTTTTTCCAACGCCGTCTCGGTGGGCGCGATTGTGCAAGATTATGGCTTTGGCGCTGTGATCGGCGAAGCCAGCACCGACATGACCACCACGCTGGGCGCCATGGAGCAGTTCACCCTGCCCCATTCTGGCCTTGTTGCGGGCTATCCCAAGGCGCTGATCATCCGCCCCAATGGCGACACACACACCCACCCGCTGGAGCCGGATGTTCGCTTGCCCGGCCCGAGGCTGGGCGATCAGGGCGATGTGATGCTGGACGCTGCGATCGCTCATATCGAGCGTCAGGGGCGCTGA
- the ndk gene encoding nucleoside-diphosphate kinase, with the protein MAIQRTFSIIKPDATARNLTGAINAKIEEAGLRIIAQKRIRLSKDQAEGFYAVHKERPFFGDLVSFMISGPVVVQVLEGEDAIAKYREVMGATNPEDAAPGTIRKEFAESIEANSVHGSDAPETAAQEIPFFFSDDEIVG; encoded by the coding sequence ATGGCGATCCAGCGCACCTTCTCCATCATCAAACCCGACGCCACCGCGCGTAACCTCACCGGCGCCATCAACGCCAAGATCGAGGAAGCCGGCCTGCGCATCATCGCTCAGAAGCGCATCCGTCTGAGCAAGGATCAGGCTGAAGGCTTTTACGCCGTGCACAAAGAGCGTCCGTTCTTCGGCGATCTCGTGAGCTTCATGATCTCCGGCCCGGTGGTCGTGCAGGTTCTGGAAGGTGAAGACGCCATCGCGAAATACCGCGAAGTCATGGGCGCCACCAACCCGGAAGACGCTGCGCCCGGCACCATCCGCAAGGAGTTCGCAGAATCCATCGAAGCCAACTCCGTGCACGGGTCTGACGCGCCGGAAACCGCCGCTCAGGAAATCCCGTTCTTCTTCTCCGACGACGAAATCGTCGGCTAA
- a CDS encoding winged helix-turn-helix domain-containing protein: protein MRAETAFRMGAWRVDPVQNQLTGPEGVVELEPQVMDLLVYLAEANGAVRSKDEIAAALWPGASVNDDALSRTVWKLRQALGDDAKSPRYVQTVSRRGYRLLEPVEPVKDSPQTPLGKVGAPVLAASAAVLMIILVGASLLSRSGEAPRPEPSIQTNDETSALLDRADGFYAQYTRSDNEAALRLYERVLAQDPGNAAALAGQANALTQRVIRWGLEGEANRTTLTEALQSGEMQTPRAQAALLRAEALAQEATELDPGHARAWRALGLIKAAQSDFDAARRAYDRALVIDPENWGAMINLSELEELTGHPERQAELLARSFEAMSRDYAANPVAIRPWQSAVGLSVARLRAEAGAPQQAELWYRRVLALDPLNADAVTGLAAVLRAGGDVAGADSLCRELEAAGGGRCSVY, encoded by the coding sequence ATGAGAGCTGAAACCGCGTTCCGGATGGGAGCCTGGCGAGTCGATCCGGTGCAGAACCAGCTCACGGGACCTGAAGGCGTCGTGGAGCTGGAGCCGCAGGTGATGGATCTGCTGGTCTATCTGGCTGAAGCGAACGGCGCGGTGCGCTCGAAAGACGAGATCGCCGCTGCGCTCTGGCCAGGCGCCAGCGTCAATGACGACGCTTTGTCGCGTACGGTCTGGAAGCTGCGTCAGGCGCTGGGAGATGACGCGAAATCCCCGCGCTATGTGCAGACAGTGTCCCGGCGCGGCTATCGCCTGCTTGAACCGGTCGAGCCGGTCAAAGACTCGCCCCAGACGCCCCTGGGCAAGGTGGGCGCGCCGGTTCTGGCGGCGTCGGCGGCGGTGTTGATGATCATTCTGGTCGGGGCGAGCCTTTTGTCTCGAAGCGGGGAGGCGCCGCGTCCGGAGCCTTCTATCCAGACAAACGATGAGACCTCGGCGCTGCTTGATCGCGCGGACGGCTTTTACGCCCAGTATACGCGCTCGGACAATGAAGCGGCCTTGCGGCTTTATGAGCGGGTGCTGGCGCAAGATCCGGGCAATGCGGCGGCGCTTGCGGGGCAGGCGAACGCCCTGACCCAGCGGGTGATCCGCTGGGGGCTTGAGGGCGAAGCGAACCGAACCACGCTGACCGAGGCGCTTCAGTCCGGCGAAATGCAGACGCCGCGCGCGCAAGCGGCGCTCTTGCGCGCTGAAGCGCTGGCGCAAGAGGCGACCGAGCTTGACCCCGGACACGCTCGCGCCTGGCGAGCGCTGGGGCTCATCAAGGCGGCGCAATCAGACTTTGACGCCGCACGACGCGCCTATGACCGGGCGCTGGTGATCGACCCTGAGAACTGGGGCGCGATGATCAATTTGTCAGAGCTTGAAGAGCTGACAGGCCATCCCGAGCGGCAGGCGGAGCTTCTGGCGCGCAGTTTTGAAGCCATGTCACGTGATTACGCCGCCAATCCCGTCGCCATCCGGCCCTGGCAAAGCGCCGTGGGCCTGTCGGTGGCGCGCTTGCGGGCCGAGGCAGGCGCGCCGCAACAGGCCGAGCTGTGGTATCGCCGCGTTCTGGCGCTGGATCCGCTGAACGCTGACGCTGTGACTGGTCTTGCTGCAGTATTGCGGGCGGGCGGGGATGTGGCGGGCGCCGACTCGCTGTGCCGCGAGCTGGAAGCGGCGGGCGGAGGGCGCTGTTCAGTTTATTAA
- the purN gene encoding phosphoribosylglycinamide formyltransferase codes for MAKTKVGVLVSGRGSNLQALLDAAQDPDFPAEVVLVLSNKAGAQGLERARKVDVPTGFIDHTLYDDREDFEKDLDAKLREAGVQIVCLAGFMRILTPWFVEKWRDRLLNIHPSLLPAFKGVHTHERALEKGVRVHGCTVHFVRAEMDDGPIIGQAVVPVIAGDTPDALSARVLEAEHKLYPACLKLVAEGKARVSAESVRISEGSEPDSETVLINPAV; via the coding sequence ATGGCGAAAACCAAAGTCGGCGTTTTGGTCTCTGGCCGGGGATCAAACCTTCAGGCCTTGCTCGACGCGGCCCAGGATCCGGACTTCCCTGCCGAGGTCGTGCTTGTTCTGTCCAACAAGGCTGGCGCGCAAGGGCTTGAGCGCGCCCGCAAGGTGGATGTACCCACAGGCTTTATCGACCACACCCTCTATGACGACCGCGAGGACTTTGAAAAAGACCTCGACGCGAAACTCCGTGAGGCCGGCGTCCAGATCGTGTGCCTGGCTGGATTCATGCGCATTCTCACACCCTGGTTCGTCGAGAAATGGCGCGACCGTCTCTTGAATATTCATCCCTCGTTGCTGCCCGCTTTCAAGGGCGTGCACACCCATGAGCGCGCGCTTGAAAAAGGCGTGCGCGTGCATGGCTGCACGGTGCATTTCGTGCGCGCTGAGATGGATGACGGCCCGATCATCGGTCAGGCCGTGGTGCCGGTGATAGCAGGCGACACGCCTGACGCCCTGTCGGCGAGAGTGCTGGAAGCGGAACACAAGCTCTACCCCGCCTGCCTGAAACTGGTGGCGGAGGGCAAGGCGCGCGTCTCGGCGGAAAGCGTCCGCATTTCCGAAGGCAGCGAGCCCGACAGCGAAACTGTTTTGATCAATCCGGCGGTCTAG
- a CDS encoding DUF2268 domain-containing putative Zn-dependent protease (predicted Zn-dependent protease with a strongly conserved HExxH motif), which yields MVALAHQPADSVQSAVSVSFETGSEHDFTASERAVISRILTAAHQATQADFPALPDSVSVTVVPIHRPGVDALGGVTGRAQRPGELVIELSVTYPGGVEAAAQAGLMRTGLHEMHHLARGWTIENNAFGPGIAIAAANEGLAEIYAEAYEGRETAYEPLDDDTFRAWAEEIRALPRRANYGHWMFAHPDGREAVGYRTGAELVRQAMANSGLGIVEISAHSPDEIWRMAGFEGL from the coding sequence ATGGTCGCGCTTGCCCATCAGCCCGCCGACAGCGTGCAAAGTGCGGTTTCCGTATCGTTTGAAACAGGCTCGGAGCATGACTTCACGGCATCAGAACGCGCGGTGATTTCACGGATTCTCACTGCGGCGCATCAAGCGACGCAGGCGGATTTTCCCGCGCTGCCTGACAGCGTCTCCGTGACGGTCGTGCCGATTCACCGTCCCGGCGTGGACGCGCTGGGCGGGGTGACAGGCCGGGCGCAGCGCCCTGGCGAGCTGGTGATCGAGCTCTCGGTCACCTATCCGGGCGGCGTCGAAGCGGCGGCGCAGGCAGGCCTGATGCGCACCGGGCTGCATGAGATGCACCATCTGGCGCGCGGCTGGACCATCGAAAACAACGCCTTCGGACCGGGAATCGCCATTGCGGCCGCCAATGAGGGCCTCGCCGAGATCTATGCGGAAGCTTATGAAGGACGAGAGACGGCGTATGAGCCGCTCGACGACGACACCTTCCGCGCCTGGGCCGAGGAAATCCGGGCGCTGCCGCGCCGCGCCAATTACGGGCACTGGATGTTCGCCCATCCTGACGGCCGCGAAGCGGTCGGCTATCGCACCGGCGCCGAGCTCGTGCGGCAGGCCATGGCGAACTCGGGACTGGGCATTGTGGAGATCAGCGCACACAGCCCCGATGAAATCTGGCGCATGGCGGGTTTTGAGGGGCTTTAG
- the arfB gene encoding alternative ribosome rescue aminoacyl-tRNA hydrolase ArfB: MRITDDLSIDESLITERFVRSSGPGGQHVNKTESAVQLRFDVSASDLPAAIKQRLVRLAGTRMTQDGVLILHVEDHRSQERNRAEARTRLKRLIEQASRKPKPRIKSRPSLSSIKRQKDKKAKKSQTKAMRQKPRMD; the protein is encoded by the coding sequence ATGCGCATCACCGACGATCTCAGCATTGATGAAAGCCTGATCACCGAGCGCTTCGTGCGATCCTCCGGGCCGGGCGGACAGCATGTGAACAAGACCGAGAGCGCGGTGCAGCTGCGCTTTGACGTCAGCGCCAGCGACCTGCCCGCCGCGATCAAGCAGCGCCTGGTGCGCCTCGCCGGCACGCGGATGACCCAGGACGGCGTGTTGATCTTGCATGTAGAAGACCACCGCTCTCAGGAGCGCAATCGCGCCGAGGCGCGCACCCGTCTCAAACGCCTGATCGAACAGGCGAGCCGCAAGCCCAAGCCGCGCATCAAATCCCGCCCCTCGCTCAGCTCGATCAAGCGCCAGAAAGACAAGAAGGCGAAGAAGAGCCAGACCAAGGCGATGCGTCAGAAACCAAGAATGGATTAG
- a CDS encoding ABC-F family ATP-binding cassette domain-containing protein, with product MLHINDLSHRIDGRLLFDQATLFLPAKTRMGLVGRNGTGKSTLFRLILGDATPDDGSVSLQPGARIGTVAQEAPAGQTPVMDFVLAADLERTALLAEAETATDPHRIADIQTRLADIDAHSAEARAGAILNGLGFTSTDQGRACAEFSGGWRMRVAMAATLFAQPDLLLLDEPTNYLDLEGAVWLETHLQKFPGAALIISHDRDLLNSSVHSIVHLKDLKLSVWDGGYDQFQRQLAERQRLQMKMVEKQEDERRHLQAFVDRFKAKASKAKQAQSRVKRLEKMQPVATMVEDPVAPFEFPHAERRMGNPLVRFDACATGYSDDKPILRNMDMRIDTDDRIGLLGRNGAGKSTFAKLLTGALKVTDGAMRMHKKAVVAHFAQHQIDALSANHSAYTHVLERMEDATEAERRARLARFGLPANRQETPAKNLSGGEKARLLMNLITFDGAHLLILDEPTNHLDIDSREALKNAINAFEGAVIIISHDRDLIESCVDRLWLAADGTIKPYDGDMDDYRRELLAGEVKPRDKSKPLGGQKTQDRRDAAAAREKLKPLRAQAAKCEKEIERLKGVLEKIDAGLAVDGLWEKDPNLATELTKKRSRCVDLIDEAEMAWLEAEEALEAATRAAQAG from the coding sequence ATGTTGCACATCAATGACCTCTCCCACCGTATCGACGGGCGCCTCTTGTTTGACCAGGCGACGCTGTTCCTGCCCGCCAAGACCCGCATGGGGCTGGTGGGGCGCAACGGCACGGGCAAATCCACGCTGTTCCGGCTGATCCTGGGCGACGCCACCCCCGATGACGGCTCAGTAAGCCTGCAGCCCGGCGCCCGTATCGGCACGGTGGCCCAGGAAGCCCCGGCGGGGCAGACCCCGGTGATGGATTTCGTTCTGGCCGCTGATCTTGAGCGCACAGCCCTGCTGGCGGAAGCGGAAACCGCGACGGACCCGCATCGCATCGCGGACATCCAGACCCGGCTCGCCGATATTGACGCGCACTCGGCTGAGGCGCGCGCGGGCGCGATCCTCAATGGTCTGGGCTTCACCTCGACCGATCAGGGGCGCGCCTGCGCCGAGTTTTCCGGCGGCTGGCGCATGCGCGTGGCGATGGCGGCGACCCTGTTCGCCCAGCCCGACCTGTTGCTGCTGGATGAACCGACAAACTATCTCGATCTGGAAGGCGCGGTCTGGCTGGAGACCCACCTTCAGAAATTTCCCGGCGCCGCGCTGATCATCTCGCACGACCGCGACCTTCTGAACTCATCCGTGCATTCCATCGTCCACCTCAAGGATCTCAAGCTGTCGGTCTGGGATGGCGGCTATGACCAGTTCCAGCGCCAGCTCGCCGAGCGTCAGCGCCTGCAGATGAAGATGGTGGAGAAGCAGGAAGACGAACGCCGTCACCTGCAAGCCTTCGTCGACCGGTTCAAGGCCAAGGCGAGCAAGGCCAAACAGGCCCAGTCGCGCGTCAAACGGCTGGAGAAGATGCAACCTGTCGCCACCATGGTGGAAGACCCGGTCGCGCCGTTTGAGTTTCCGCACGCCGAGCGCCGCATGGGCAATCCGCTGGTGCGCTTTGACGCCTGCGCGACGGGGTATTCAGACGACAAGCCGATCCTTCGCAACATGGACATGCGCATCGACACCGATGACCGCATTGGTCTGCTGGGCCGCAATGGCGCGGGCAAATCCACCTTCGCCAAGCTCCTGACCGGCGCGCTGAAAGTCACCGACGGCGCCATGCGCATGCATAAGAAGGCCGTGGTCGCCCATTTCGCCCAGCATCAGATCGACGCCCTGTCGGCCAATCATTCCGCCTACACCCATGTGCTCGAGCGCATGGAGGACGCCACTGAAGCCGAGCGCCGCGCCCGCCTCGCCCGCTTCGGCCTGCCCGCCAACCGTCAGGAAACGCCGGCGAAGAATTTGTCAGGGGGCGAGAAGGCGCGCCTTCTGATGAACCTCATCACCTTTGACGGCGCGCATCTTCTGATCCTCGACGAGCCGACCAACCACCTCGACATCGACAGTCGTGAAGCGTTGAAAAACGCCATCAACGCCTTCGAGGGCGCGGTGATCATCATCTCCCACGACCGGGATCTGATCGAAAGCTGCGTAGACCGGCTCTGGCTCGCCGCGGACGGCACGATAAAGCCCTATGACGGGGATATGGATGATTACCGCCGAGAGCTGTTGGCGGGCGAAGTCAAACCCCGCGACAAATCCAAACCCTTAGGCGGACAGAAGACCCAGGACCGGCGCGACGCCGCAGCCGCGCGCGAAAAGCTCAAACCCTTGAGGGCGCAAGCGGCCAAATGCGAGAAAGAGATCGAACGCCTCAAAGGCGTGCTTGAGAAGATCGACGCCGGGCTCGCGGTCGATGGCCTGTGGGAGAAGGACCCCAACCTCGCAACCGAGCTGACCAAGAAACGTTCCAGATGCGTGGATCTGATCGACGAGGCGGAGATGGCGTGGCTGGAAGCCGAAGAAGCGCTCGAGGCGGCGACGCGGGCGGCGCAGGCCGGATAA
- a CDS encoding acyl-CoA synthetase, with translation MGSIYDTDLDRNAANHVPLSPISFLTRTARAYPEKLAVIHGDIRRNWGEVYERSVRLASALSKRGVKRGDTVAVMAPNIPAFVDAHFGVPMSGAVLNALNIRLDAEAIAFILKHGEAKVILVDREFSSVIAQAVEALETKPLIIDIDDPLAEHGDLIGEIEYEAFLKEGDPDFEFHRPTDEWDAIALNYTSGTTGDPKGVVTHHRGAYLNALGNAMEWDLPHFPVYLWTLPMFHCNGWCFPWTIAAKAGVNVCLRKVEPFAILSAIAEHKVTHLCGAPIVMSMMIQLPEKERPTFDHPVAMMTAGASPPASVISGMEAMGVTVTHTYGLTEVYGPSIACAWKPEWDELPLKERARLKARQGLPYITQEDLMVANPETLEPLPWDGESLGEIMIRGNAVMKGYLKNPATTQKSFAGGWFHTGDLAVTHPDGHVEIKDRSKDIIISGGENISSVEVEDVLYSHPDVAAAAVVAKPDAKWGETPCAFIELKGGSDVTPEAIIAYAREHLAHFKAPRLVVFGELPKTATGKIQKFMLRERAREMG, from the coding sequence ATGGGCTCTATCTACGACACCGATCTTGATCGCAACGCGGCGAACCATGTGCCGCTGAGCCCGATCAGCTTTCTGACGCGCACCGCCCGCGCCTATCCTGAAAAACTCGCCGTGATCCATGGCGATATCCGCCGCAATTGGGGCGAGGTATATGAACGCTCGGTCCGCCTGGCCTCGGCGCTGTCAAAGCGTGGCGTAAAGAGAGGCGATACGGTCGCGGTCATGGCGCCGAACATTCCCGCCTTCGTGGACGCGCATTTCGGCGTGCCCATGTCCGGCGCCGTGCTCAACGCCCTCAATATCCGGCTCGACGCAGAGGCGATCGCCTTCATCCTCAAGCATGGCGAAGCCAAGGTGATCCTGGTGGATCGCGAATTCTCCTCCGTCATCGCTCAGGCCGTCGAGGCGCTAGAGACAAAGCCCCTGATCATCGATATCGACGATCCCCTCGCCGAGCATGGCGATCTGATCGGGGAGATCGAGTACGAGGCCTTCCTGAAAGAGGGCGATCCGGACTTTGAGTTTCATCGTCCGACCGATGAATGGGACGCCATTGCGCTCAATTACACCTCGGGCACCACGGGCGATCCCAAGGGTGTCGTCACCCATCATCGCGGCGCCTATCTCAATGCTCTCGGCAACGCCATGGAATGGGATCTGCCCCATTTCCCTGTCTATCTGTGGACGCTGCCCATGTTTCACTGCAATGGCTGGTGCTTCCCCTGGACCATAGCGGCCAAGGCGGGCGTGAATGTCTGCCTGCGCAAGGTCGAACCCTTCGCCATCCTGTCCGCCATCGCCGAGCACAAGGTCACACACCTCTGTGGCGCGCCCATCGTGATGAGCATGATGATCCAGCTGCCTGAAAAGGAACGGCCCACATTTGATCACCCCGTCGCGATGATGACCGCCGGCGCCTCCCCGCCCGCCAGCGTGATTTCGGGGATGGAGGCGATGGGCGTGACGGTGACGCACACCTACGGCCTCACGGAAGTCTACGGTCCCTCCATCGCCTGCGCCTGGAAGCCGGAATGGGATGAGCTGCCGCTGAAAGAGCGCGCGCGGCTGAAGGCGCGTCAGGGCCTGCCCTACATCACCCAGGAAGACCTGATGGTGGCGAACCCGGAAACCCTGGAGCCGCTGCCCTGGGACGGGGAAAGCCTTGGGGAGATCATGATCCGCGGCAATGCAGTGATGAAAGGGTATCTCAAGAACCCCGCCACCACGCAAAAGAGCTTTGCGGGCGGCTGGTTTCACACCGGCGATCTCGCTGTCACCCATCCCGACGGCCATGTGGAGATCAAGGACCGGTCGAAAGACATCATCATCTCGGGCGGCGAGAACATCTCCTCGGTCGAGGTGGAGGATGTGCTCTACAGCCATCCCGATGTGGCGGCGGCCGCCGTGGTCGCCAAACCTGACGCCAAATGGGGCGAAACCCCGTGCGCCTTCATTGAGTTAAAGGGCGGAAGCGATGTGACGCCTGAGGCGATCATCGCCTATGCCCGCGAGCATCTGGCGCACTTCAAGGCGCCGCGTCTGGTGGTGTTCGGCGAATTGCCCAAAACCGCCACCGGCAAGATCCAGAAATTCATGCTGCGCGAACGGGCGCGGGAGATGGGCTAG
- a CDS encoding DUF7946 domain-containing protein: protein MQDGWKLKYDGDLSSKGLMDLSLAGESLSGFGISFNRVIYYLEHQKVRYKGPYSEQNKVLISAPHKGSVEYDLAVLLSGPAAGLGYNLTSSFVYDFIKSVFRRATGQDSPDEVKSWERVATKGTFDAVADSVVDPLKRAHAPIGYSANNIYIFNGPASVQFNGDTKSFLEEEVFDPVSFEDIAVVNSMNGNNRSGRVYLSEEERGVSYILGEEVSDQTIDALLWSHSQYYRRRDANIAISYRAFRRPDGKVKRVIVDAAAMIED from the coding sequence ATGCAAGATGGATGGAAGCTGAAATATGATGGTGATCTCTCGAGTAAGGGGCTCATGGACCTTTCTCTAGCGGGTGAGTCTCTATCAGGTTTTGGAATCAGTTTTAATAGAGTTATTTATTATTTAGAGCATCAAAAGGTTAGATATAAGGGGCCTTACTCAGAGCAGAATAAAGTTCTGATATCGGCACCTCATAAGGGTAGTGTTGAGTATGATCTAGCTGTCTTGCTAAGTGGGCCGGCTGCGGGTTTAGGGTATAACCTTACATCTAGTTTTGTTTATGATTTCATAAAATCTGTTTTTAGAAGGGCTACTGGGCAAGATTCGCCTGATGAAGTGAAGTCTTGGGAAAGGGTGGCGACAAAAGGGACATTTGACGCTGTCGCTGACTCAGTTGTTGATCCGCTAAAGAGAGCTCATGCACCCATTGGTTATTCTGCGAATAATATTTATATATTTAATGGTCCAGCTTCGGTTCAATTTAATGGCGATACAAAATCCTTTTTAGAGGAAGAGGTTTTTGATCCTGTTTCATTCGAAGATATTGCTGTGGTGAATTCGATGAATGGAAACAATAGGTCTGGAAGGGTTTATCTTTCAGAGGAGGAAAGAGGTGTTTCGTATATTTTAGGAGAGGAGGTAAGCGATCAGACTATTGATGCATTGCTTTGGAGTCATTCGCAATACTATCGCAGAAGGGATGCGAATATTGCTATTTCTTATCGGGCATTTCGTCGACCGGATGGGAAGGTGAAGAGGGTTATTGTGGATGCGGCTGCAATGATTGAGGATTAG
- a CDS encoding MFS transporter: MNETPADTLSETVYSALYDDDEARVCKDVPESACQHQPRNWVFSTLSLSLTKTGDALVDPKLTLTWLLGALGAPAFLVGLLAPAREAGALLPQLFIASAIRQREKRKYIWAAGSLGQALALVIMGVIALTLDGALAGWLLIAMVALFAVARSLCSVSHKDVLGKTVSKTRRGAVSGYATTVSGLVALVFGALLVVSPDTGAPVIAGLLFLGAALWVTAAFIYLQLAEAPGSTEGGANAFPEAIKQIRLLWTDRDFGQFVAARTLMIATSIAPPFLVSAAQNRTGAELAGLGGFLVASASAGFVSGWAWGRLADKSSRWVLAAGGLAGAAACLASGASLLLAAPWSELMLFHAGVLFVLAFGHQGVRLGRSTYLVDLADEDTRASYTAVSNTLIGVLLLVYGLIMGGLYQLSGPWVMIGLAVSALAGAGLAVSLKPVSG; this comes from the coding sequence ATGAACGAGACGCCGGCAGACACCCTTTCAGAGACTGTCTACTCCGCGCTGTACGATGATGACGAAGCGCGGGTCTGCAAGGACGTGCCGGAAAGCGCCTGTCAGCATCAGCCGCGCAACTGGGTCTTCTCCACCCTTTCACTGAGCCTGACCAAGACCGGCGATGCGCTGGTCGATCCCAAACTCACCCTGACCTGGCTGCTGGGCGCCTTGGGCGCCCCCGCCTTTCTGGTCGGGCTTCTCGCCCCAGCGCGCGAGGCGGGCGCCCTCCTGCCTCAGCTTTTTATCGCCTCCGCGATACGCCAGCGCGAAAAACGCAAATATATATGGGCGGCGGGCTCGCTGGGTCAGGCGCTGGCGCTGGTGATCATGGGCGTGATCGCGCTGACGCTCGACGGCGCGCTGGCCGGTTGGCTGCTGATCGCCATGGTCGCTCTGTTCGCAGTGGCGCGCAGCCTGTGCTCGGTCAGTCACAAGGACGTGCTGGGCAAGACCGTCTCCAAAACCCGCCGCGGCGCGGTCAGCGGCTACGCCACCACGGTTTCCGGCCTGGTCGCGCTGGTCTTCGGGGCGCTTCTCGTGGTCTCGCCCGACACAGGCGCGCCGGTGATTGCGGGCCTCCTGTTTCTCGGCGCCGCATTGTGGGTGACTGCGGCCTTCATCTACCTGCAGCTCGCTGAAGCGCCCGGTTCGACCGAGGGCGGCGCGAACGCCTTTCCTGAGGCGATCAAGCAGATCCGTCTGCTCTGGACGGATCGCGATTTTGGTCAGTTCGTCGCCGCACGAACCTTGATGATCGCCACCTCCATCGCCCCGCCCTTCCTGGTGTCCGCCGCACAGAACCGGACCGGGGCGGAGCTTGCGGGCCTTGGCGGGTTTCTGGTGGCGTCCGCCAGCGCCGGCTTTGTCAGCGGCTGGGCGTGGGGGCGACTGGCGGACAAATCCAGCCGCTGGGTGCTCGCCGCCGGCGGGCTGGCGGGCGCTGCAGCGTGCCTGGCAAGCGGGGCGAGCCTTCTGCTGGCTGCGCCCTGGTCCGAGCTGATGCTCTTTCACGCGGGCGTTCTGTTCGTGCTCGCCTTCGGGCATCAGGGCGTGCGGCTGGGCCGGTCCACCTATCTGGTCGACCTGGCCGATGAAGACACGCGCGCCAGCTACACCGCCGTCTCCAACACCCTGATCGGCGTCTTGTTGCTGGTCTATGGGCTGATCATGGGCGGGCTCTATCAACTGAGCGGTCCCTGGGTCATGATCGGACTGGCCGTCAGCGCCCTGGCCGGCGCAGGGCTCGCCGTTTCGCTCAAACCCGTTTCTGGCTGA